The Aspergillus luchuensis IFO 4308 DNA, chromosome 4, nearly complete sequence DNA window CAAAAGGGCCGCCTTGAGCAGGCTCGCACAACACTCGTCAGTCTGAGCGATGCATCAGTCCGGCCAGAAGACGTGAACGGCGATATTGCGGCAATCCAGTCAACACTAGAGAATCACTCTCGTGGTGTCTCAATAATGGATATTTGGCGCCCAAATGATGAAAAATTACTCTTTCGCTTCGCTCTGTGCATTATGCTCCAGTTCTATCAGCAGATGTCGGGAGGTAAGTGCCCATAGAAGACACGCCCTACGTGTATGCATACCATTGCTGATGCAACTACTTTTAGGAAACCTTATCTCAGTCTACGCTCCGGTTATCTTCGAAGATAACCTCCGAATGACCAGCATGATGTCTCGAATACTAGCTGCCGCGACGCTCTCGTGGAAGTTCCTCTCGTGTCTCGTGGCTTTTTACTGCATCGATCGGTTCGGTCGCCGCGTGGTGTTTATTGTCAGCGGGTCGGGAATGTCGCTATGTATGCTGGCCTTAGCAATCACCACGAGCTTTCCACATACAAACAAGCCCGCTTCCATTATTTCGGcgctttttattttcttgttTAACTTCTTCATCCCTATCGGGTTTCTGGGTGCCAACTTTCTATACTGTACCGAGGTAGCGCCGCTCCGGCTGAGAGTTGCTATGGCTTCGATCTCAACCGCAAATCATTGGCTTTGGTGAGCTTCCATTCTTGCTGCAGGCATTTTCTTGGAAAGTGCCAGTGCTGATTTGTTAGGAATTTTGTTGTCACGATGATAACTCCTGTCGCAATCAACAATATTGGCTATcagtattatatagtatatgcCGTGATTGGTGCATGTATCCCTATCTCGGTGTATTTCCTGTATCCGGAAACTATGGGGTGGAAGCTGGAAGACTTGGATATACTGTTCAAACAAGGGCTGAGCATTCGAGGAATTGTTAGGTCGTCTTATCGGCCTCGAAACTGTGATGCAGAAGGCCGGGTTTCATTTGAAAAAAGTgaggttgaagaagttgagcATAAGGACCTTTAGGTATGTATCATCGGATATCAGTAGGATTCGGAGTCAATTATGGCAATATGTTGTTCCAGAACGTACGTGCCTTACAATACTCAGTAAGCACGAGCATTGTATGTTAGCTTGTAAAAGAATAAACAATAGTATTATCATGTCTACTGATGTCAGTATCAGATGCCTACGCCTTGAGTATGAATCATACAGCTGTCCGagtctttatatatattttgcaCTGCTGACAGTATACTACTAAGTCGGGATAGTAGCTGAACGTTGACTGGGCTGTTAATAAAGTTGGACATTTAATCCCAGCTCCATTTCTGGTTGTTCTACAATATTGGAGCGTCGTTCTGCGAATTGCTGTGGCTGAATCACACAGTCGATCTATTGTGGCAGGTGGAGCGAGGACAGTTCCGACTGCCATTCTGTCTCGGTTTTAGCCGTGCTCACGTGACCAGGTGCTTTCTATGCCTCAGGTGACCCACTTGGGACTTTCCCCGCGCCTCTACATTCCTGGGCTTCAATCTTATTGGGATAGCCCTGTACTTCTGGGATACCAGGTATAATGGAAGCCATTGAAGAAGGGGGTGCTATACCCAGGCTGCAACTCTCGTCTCAAGTGTGGTGTGTTTCCATCTTCCGAATTTTACTGGATGTTATTGACAAACTGATATTCTCAGCGATCGTTGCCGCATGTATGTAGATCCACTCAAACATATGGATTGTTGGCCGCAAAGAAGCTGATTGGGTATCTTCAGAAAGAAGATCCGCTGTGACGGATTACTCCCATCGGTATTGCTCCCCCAACCACtctatagatagatggattggACTGATACGGTGGGACCCGTGTAGTGTAGCAACTGTAGAACCGCTGGAGCTTCCTGTGTCACATCTAAGCAACTCAAAAGACGGACGCGGCCCAGAAGGTTAGTGCTATATCTCGTCACATTATTCAATTATCCAGGGATGATGTTAATGAATTTGTCAGGCACCTTGAGCAGCAAGAAAGGTTGCTGGATGAGCTCAGGATCCAAAATGAGAATCTGCAGCGCGAAATCCGGCAACTACGTGCTAGCCATTCCACCACTGTTGACAAATCTGTATGGAACGACACCGCACCTGGATTCCAAGCCCACAGTTATCCAACACTGCAAGTTTCAGGATCGTCTGATACGGCAGCTACTACAAGTCAACAATGTCAACCTATCATAAAGCATCTGGGACGCTTAGTGCCCTTAACACCGAGTGTCGATCGTTTTGCAGGGTCAGCAACAGGCATTTATTTTATACGCTGTGCTGAATCAGTATACAAGTCTCTGTTCGATCATGAAGAAGGCTTTCCAGATATTGTTAATCGGCTCCATTTACTCGGTCCTTGCCCAGAGTATTCCCAACCTCTGCATTTATTACACTCAATAAATTATTCTCGACCACTGCATTTCATGTTGGACAAGACACGAGCATCATATTTGGATGCTTTAACAGAGTTCTTTCATTCTTGGTCATCTATTTGGCCAATACTCATGAAGAAAGAGTTCCTTTCCGCCTTCCATAGGATCTTCGATCGTGTGGAGGCCCACGACCCTAATCTCTCACCTTCTGATTATGTTATTCTGAGGCAAATATTTCTTGTCCTCTCTATTACTGCATGGAAAAATTGCTCATCCACAGAGTGCAACACATACTACCATAGAGCCGTGGAATGTGCCCGACTAACAACCACACCTGAAAACGAGGACCTTCCAGGGCTGCAGTCCCTACTTTTAACTTGTCTATATCTTCAACTTACACGGAAGCACGATGAGTGGATACAAATTTGCGGACAAGTTGTTCGACTTGCGCAATCTCTAGGACTCCATCGACATTCCCGACGCTTCCGATTCTGTGCGGGAGAGATGGAGTTAAGAAAACGCATATGGTGGTGCGTTTACGCTGTTGACGTGTAAGGCTTccaaccaacaacacctgCCTGTTAGTCACTAATCTCCATAAACAGTGCGTGCAGCATAGTACACGGTCTGCCGAAAATGatccaggatgatgatgtggataCCGACCTACCTGTTGATACGGATCTAGACGACGCGACTGCCACTGACATACCGCTCCCCCTTCCGGGAGAGACAACAAGCATGGCTACATTCATCCTCTACGTGAAATTGCTCAAAATATTCTCCAGCTGCCTCAAGTCGTTATATACGACTACCAAACGACGTAATGGTGTTGCCAAAATCACTGCACTGGACCACGAGCTCTCGGTGTGGCGCCACAGTGTAGTCCAGTTCCAAGGAAATGAGATGAAAGACCATGACGATGGTCTACCGGACACTCTTCATATGAGCTCAGCAGATCAGTCTTTTGAGACACTATTTCTACACTTCTTAGGAAACGTGGCTCTTGTCCTGATTCACCAGCCAGCATTGACATTCGACCCGAAGCACCCTCAATTCATGAAGAGCCTGTCGAGGTGCGTTCGTGCAGCACTCAATATACTCAGTATGTTGGgaagcagccatgatgatcgaAGACTTCACTGTTTGTTCCCGAACAAGTCATCCATAGTCTTCCAGTCGACGCTGCTGTGCTTCTATCATCAATGGATGTGCATGGCGTCTTCATTAACGCCAAGCCACAATCTTGATCCCTTGATGGGCAAAATAGTAGATACTGCCCTCAAGCTTCTCGATATACACAAGGCGGAACTAGTTACTCCGGATACCGGTTCGAACACGACTATTGACGTCCAGACGATCTCGGCTGCTCAAGACCTTGTTCGGTTGTTTTCGAATCGCATAGAGCATGCAGGAGATGCGCCCGTGTCCGCTGTACCGGCTTCTTCGATGACTCaaacctctccctcatcatTCATCTTCACACCGCCAGCTGGTCTGGGTAGTCATGAACCACTGAGATTGGAACGAGAATCACAAATGTCAACAATTCCTCTTGACTTTGGGATATTGGAAGACGGTTTTCTCGACAACGGATGGCTTTAAGGGATAAGGATACTCTAATGGGTGCAAACAAAGGTGTTTACTCTAATGAAATCAGATATACAGATAAAGAAATTGTCCCCTGAATTTCTAATGCTTCGGCGACTAATCCCGCGACTAGAAGTTATGAGCATGAGGATACCATTGATAAACTAGGCACTAACAATCGCTGTGACCATTCATGTATCTGATGTAGGAAGGTTAGACTGATTTGAATGTATGATCTGTCAATTTTAGGCCTCATCGAAGAGCTTTGGAAGGAAAATTGGAACAAATCAGGAACATCTGGGCCTCTAGTGGGCAGGGTTATGAACCACCAGACAGGTCAATAAGATTAGCACTGCTCCTAGCTATCTATATGTACCATAAATAGCACCACATACGCTTCCGGTTGTGTAAAAATGCGAAATCATTTCTTTCTGTACCCGCGATGGTTTATATTGGAAGAACGGGCTCTCACACAACGATAATCGGGTCATGACGCACCCAGTCGCCATAGCCCTTCGTCACTCGCGTCCTTCCCCCATCCCATTCCCCCTTGTAGGCGCTCTTTCCATCCCTATATTGCACTTGATTGCACTTATAAAACGAAGCGGAACATGGGATGCTCATCACCCTTCTCCGCAATATCCGGAGGGGTGTAGTTAGGATCACAAGAACCATGCTGGCGGTCGCGGCGGGTGTTTTCGCGAGAAAGCAACAGGCGCAGGATGAGAGCGAGGCTACAGGCGCCGAAGAGTACGCCGGCGCAGATCCACATGCCCTTGGAGAACATAGGCGAGTCCTGCGAGGGAAACAGACGAGCACCCAGCAGGGGACCGCACTGGCCGATCATGCCGAAGATGGCCAGACCGACGCCGCgcttggaggaagagcccTGGTTGTCGGTTACCCAAGTGAAGGTGAGCGAGACGGCTGGAAAGACGCCTGCGCAGATCAGGAAGGTGGCGAAGAAGCGCACCGCGTTTGTCGCGACCAGTGCCAGGATGATGTAGCCGGCGCCGCCCAGGGCAGCAAAAAAGGAGATAAAGATGGCGCGTTGGCGGACATGGTCGGAGAGAAGACTGGCGCCGATGCAGCAGACCAGGGATGCGAAGTAAgggatggcggagaagcCCTCGGCTTGCGTCTTGGTGTATCCCATGTGGGATAGGATTGTGGGGAGGTAGGCTGGGAGGGAGCCGAACGCGGTGTTGAGGCAGAAGATTATCCCCGCCTGGAAGTAGTTCTTGTAATCCTTGAAAGCCGCGAAGGCTTGCTTGAAGttgactttcttctcttgaTCTCGACCCCGGCCGAGGATTGCCCGCTGGCCAATAATTAGGTTTTGTTGCTCGGAGAGGAACGGACTCTCGAAAGGACCGTTTGGAAGGTAGAAGTAGGCGACAACGGCAAGAATCAAGGTAGGTATTCCCTCTGCGAAAGGAGATTGTCAGGACCTTTACTATCACAGGgaatgaagagagagagagagagagagaaaggcagCTTACCGATGATGAAAAGCAACTGCCAGTGTTCTATACCTTCGTGGCCGGTAACAACCCCGTACGCGATGGCCGACGCTAGGGCATTAGCCAGAGGCGAGCAAGCCATGAACAAACCGTAGCGCAACCCCATCTCGTGCCGATGGTAAAAGAAGCTCATATATAGAGCGATAGCGGGAACAAACCCGGCCTCGAAAATGCCCACCAAAATGCGGCACACGAGCAGGCCGGCATAGCTAGTGGTGGCAGCTTGAATCATGTCCAGAGTACCCCAGCCAAACGCCATGCAAGCTGCCCATAACTGTGTTTGGAATTAGCGGTATTGTTCGTGTCTGTGCCGAGGATTGATTGGATTCAAGGAAGACATACCGGTAGCGGAACTACCTTCCAGGCCAGAATTAGCTGTTTATGGGATACCATGATATTAGCCAGTACCCCGGTTTTTTCCACACCACAGTTCCTGTGGAAAGAAGGATTGCCATACCCAATGAAAGCAAATACATGCGATATAGTAGACAGTCACCACCATCGAATATTGAGAGGAGGTGATCCCCCAGGCTTTACCCATACCAGCTGTGTACGCATTGCCAATATTGCCTCTGTCCATATAGGAGCAGAGATATAAGGATCCAAGCCTGTTTTAGTCAGTAAAAGCTTCTTCACGTTATTGAATCATTGAACATGAAAGAAGGATGCAGACTAACAGAGGAATGAGCACCGAGTCCAGTTTCCTTAGGGCTTgccgctcttcttctttggtccAAGCCCGCTCTGGAAGCAAATTTGGGTCACCAATTTTGTCGACGTCGACGTTCTCCACACAGTCCACCAGCCCATCTTGCTGAATGTTCTTGTCCATAATGAGCAATGATGAATGAGAGATAATTTTGAACATATATGGCTCTAATAGctttttaaagaatatatgtGAGAGGAGTTTGATGGCGTTTGGAATTTAGGGATGTAGGGACTGCCTTGTGGTCTGACCGGTGTCGGCATCTTACCGAGCAAGGGCAAGCTGGCCGCCATCTTTCCCCGCGAAtgatttccctttcccccgcATTCCCCCGGCTTGTGTGGGGATGGTCCACCCACAGGATACGAAGAATGCCGGTCAATTGACTGTTTTCCCGTACCGGTTAGGAGTCGAGCCACCACATTTGTTTCAGTGAATAGAGTCATCAGAATGTAAGTAAcgtatttaaaaaaaaaattatctacaGGCATAGAGAAGCAACGGCAGAAATGATGGCACTGCTGGGGTAAGGAAATCACTTGATAACTTCGCTGATACATTGCCCACCATTCGTGTGGGGTGAATATGAAATGGCCATATGTTCCTGTACGCTCTTGGAGCGTCATGAGAATGGCTGGCTGCACGGGGTTTCATACGCCATTTCCGGCACAAACCCACCAccgacatcatccatctgcCAATCGATCCACATAGATTCCAGGTCCAAATCGGGATCGAGAATCGgtccctgctgctgcccatAGGAGATGTTGAGAGAGGATAATGGCTCGGGTACGGTTCTGTCGGCAGCTGAGCCATGCAGGCTGGTCCCCGACGAAACAAACGAAGACCCGGGGGATATTGCGTGATCAAGAGCAGATTCATCGAACTGGGACTTTGGAAAAGGCtggcctctccctccgccttctccttcccccccttctcctaCGGGTCCTCCCTTCTCCAGCAAACAGATGGGTAGCTGCTCCTGTCcgttggtggaggaagaagcctgAGGCTGCTGCATTTGTCCCTTCAACGACCAGCGCTGCCCAATATGCGAATGAATAATCTCGATGCTGCGCCGCATGCCCGGTGTTTGCTTGACTTCCGTCTCCAACATGTGCAATGTTACCGCCAGGCGATCTATCGCCATGTGCGCCAGacgtttgttgttgtgttgcgCTAGTCGCACATCGATTGTAGCCGCCGTGTACACGCAGTAGGAAATCAAATAGCTTTGGAATTCGAAGTTGAATAGTCGGCCATACGCGCGGAAGAGCTCATTCACGCGCATGGCTTGCTCGGTGCACACCACTTGCGCCCGTAGTGCCAGGGGATTATTCTGCAGATTCGGGTGCCACAACCAGACGAAAAACGGTCGGTAAAGCAAGATTAGGACAGTGTGGCATAATATACTAGCCAGCAATCAGCACATCCGATATTAACGAGTAGTACAGAGGAGATATCAGAGGCTTTACGTACTTGAGACAGAGAATATGAGGAGGAACGCAGGACTGTAAGCTTGTCGGGTCTTCAATCTGAAGGGCTGCTGGGAGTTCCTGCCTGAATGCCATCAACTTGTTTTCCAAATCCGATATGACGCTCATTTCCACGTTTCCAACCGGACCGTTGTAGATAACATTGTAGGTCTCATTAATGATCTGGGAAGAAAAAGTGAGGCGATGATATGTCAACAGGGCTGCACACGAGAAAAGGAGAGGATATGCCGTAAAATGTCGCTGACCTTGGCTAATTTGCAGAAATTTATAAAGGTCAATGTACTATGACATTTGGTTGCGGGGTAGATTTTACCAGTCCCCAATAGGTGCGGAGGCTGCCAgaggtcatcatcgtcggacAAGTCAACTAGAATATGACATTGTTGTTAACATCTAAACTGCTGTCCCATGATCGTAACACCTACAAAGcgtggaaggggaaaagggcaTGTCAGTCAAAGACGGAGATCGTCCTAGGCAAAGACTAATTGATCTGCTGCCGGTCAACCAGCGCCCGCGGTCTTTTTCTTCAGTCTTCAAATTTAGCGAGAACTTTCACTCACTTGTCCCACGCATAACAGGATAAAAACAATCTCTTCCGTACTTCCAAATCATCTGGCTCCATTGATTTCGTGAGGTCCGCATAGCTACGCTTTATGTGGAGGCCGAGGTCTGTGAGCATTCTTATTGCCTGGAGGACCACGAGTCAACAAAGACGCGAGACAATAACGGCTGCGGGTTGACAAAGGTCCTTACCATGCCCGTATATAGCCATCCTTCGCTACTATTCCCAACTGCGCACTGCCTGCCACCTAAGATCAAGAGTCCTTGGATGGTTGGAATCCGAGGTTTGCTCTGTCTCATCTCTCGAACCAAGAGGTGCAACGCCTCCCGTAGAAAGAACTCTCCTCGCTCAAAGGACGCAAACCGTAGATCATTCTCTGGCAGGTGTCGACAGGCATGCGCGAGGATTACATTCAAGAGAAAGGTGGAAAAGTATGGCCCCCCAAGAGCCATATCGCGGAAGAAACCTTGCAAGAGACCGGCACGGCACATGTCAGAAGTTTCGTCAGACCAAGTAGAGAGAGGCAAATTGGTTTGTTGTTTGGAGACCTACAGCGTCGATAAACACAGTTATGCAGGGGAGCTTGCCATGCCCAATACACTTCCAGGAGATTGATACAGATGGTGGGATCCACGTCTGTATAACGAGGTATATTCTCGTACGCTGTACGCTCCCAGGAGGCCTGAAACCGGGCATTGGAGGACAGCCATCTCTGATGGTACAGCTCTGTCGCTCGAACCTCCGTCTCCTTTTTCTGGGTCTGTCCATCGTGCACCTCCTTATGATCCGAGAGACCACGAAACCGCGAGGTGGCGCCAAAATATTGCTGCTCGCATAATCACTTAGCACGAACGTGGTCTCTCCGGGTGCAGTGGTGATGGAAATGTCTGGAGCTTACTTTTCCATCTGTATTAGTGATGATAATGTTATCACCCTCGTAGCGCTCCTGATCCGCCGGTTCAGTATGCGCCTCTGGAGGAACGCGCAACGGTAATACGGACAATGCTACCGGGCCCGTTGTGGTTGTCTGTGTTGGAGCGGTTAGTGCTGGCATGTCCGgttgcggctgcggctgtgAGGATGAACTGGCAGGGCGACTATCGTGGGCGCCGGTCTCCGTGGCAGTGAGTTCTCGGACTCGATCTTCTAGCTCGCGGATCCGGGCCTCTTTGGTGTGCAGCTCCCCGGCCATGTGTAATGCGGCTGTCGAGTCATTCTTGTAGTAACAGCTCGAGTTTGACCGCGCACAGTTTTTGCAGGTTGGCTTGCGGCCATCACATTTGACCTTACGCTGGCGGCAGGCAAGACATGCAAAATTGTACTTTCTTCCGGACAGACGGCTACGGGAGTCCATTATTGAAAGGCCGTTAGCAGGAAATCACTTGTGAGAGACGATTTCATGTTTGATGGACAGGTTCTGCGGGGAATTCATGGTATTCTGATCGACTACGAAGTGGTGAGTTCGGATGACACGGATGACTAATCTCCATGTGGGTATCTTAGTTTTCTGACCCAAGCACTTCAATTGTCTTATAAcaggttctttttcttcttctttccttttctgctttttctGGCCAGAAATTACTGTTCGTGACTTAGCCGTTTGAATGCGAGTCTCAAAGGATATTCCGATATTCTTCCAGCAATCAAAATAAGAGCTACAACTGCAATTGTACCATGTCAAAGGTTCCGGTAATTACGTCCTTTTCCAAGATACAGAGCTTTGTATTGTGGCTTGTGGCATGGGTATAACATCCTCCAAAATGACCGGTTGGTAGGTACTACGTGTGGGGAAGGGGTTAGTCTGGGGCAGACTTGGGTCAGAGCTTTGGGGTTAGCGCACGGAATCATGCCGATTGTCTCCATTTGTCGAGTAGCCGGAGGAAATGGGGAGTCTCGTAAGCCATCGTGAAAACAAAGTTTAACATCAGAAGTGCCATAGTATACTTTCGGCTTGTGAgcaaatattctataatcgTAGTACCCTTCCTCTTGTTCTTTATCACAACCTAGAAGtgcaaaaggaaagaagaatactCAGAAGACTGCACAGGCATTGGGGGGACTAGCCACTCCGCCAGGCAGATTCAGGGGTTGACTAGTTAGAAGAAATGTCCAGCGACCCAGCTCCCTGCATGTCTGACTTAACTCTTCGAGATCCCAACACTCTCCAATTGGCATTCCCCACCCGCTCAGGAAGACCTagaatagagagagagagggaagtaTAAGTCATCGAGATAGTCCAGTCGTTGGTGTCAGAACTTGCTATTGATCATGGCTTACCTCATGCATACACACGCCCCATGGTTTTGGTGAGGGCCAGGCTTCATAGGCGACAGTGTCACTGGCAACGGCGGCGAATCCATTCTCCCAATGCCATCGTATGGCTGCCTCCGTGGCTTCAACACCACACGAGGCGCGATCATCTCGGCCTCCCAAGtgcctcttctcctcgtcggTCAACTTAGAGTACGCGTCA harbors:
- a CDS encoding uncharacterized protein (COG:G;~EggNog:ENOG410PKV4;~InterPro:IPR005829,IPR005828,IPR003663,IPR036259, IPR020846;~PFAM:PF00083,PF07690;~TransMembrane:12 (i7-26o61-82i94-116o122-141i153-172o184-205i269-292o312-332i339-358o370-395i416-433o439-456i);~go_component: GO:0016020 - membrane [Evidence IEA];~go_component: GO:0016021 - integral component of membrane [Evidence IEA];~go_function: GO:0022857 - transmembrane transporter activity [Evidence IEA];~go_process: GO:0055085 - transmembrane transport [Evidence IEA]), which produces MALHGHTLSLAQLILVVCPAFFLFGYNQAGVGGLVSVKDWTTTFPEIDTIHTSGAVKSHNLTVQGVVISTFTLGALVGSLSCSLIGDILGRRKVIFAGSLGTLIGEALCCSSFGLAQLIVGRLIIGIGIGMLSGTVPVWQSECSSAHNRGKHVVLDGLFISAGYAITSWVNLGLYQVKTGSVAWRVPLAIPGFISLIPMFSIFFLPESPRWLVQKGRLEQARTTLVSLSDASVRPEDVNGDIAAIQSTLENHSRGVSIMDIWRPNDEKLLFRFALCIMLQFYQQMSGGNLISVYAPVIFEDNLRMTSMMSRILAAATLSWKFLSCLVAFYCIDRFGRRVVFIVSGSGMSLCMLALAITTSFPHTNKPASIISALFIFLFNFFIPIGFLGANFLYCTEVAPLRLRVAMASISTANHWLWNFVVTMITPVAINNIGYQYYIVYAVIGACIPISVYFLYPETMGWKLEDLDILFKQGLSIRGIVRSSYRPRNCDAEGRVSFEKSEVEEVEHKDL
- a CDS encoding uncharacterized protein (COG:S;~EggNog:ENOG410PYUP;~InterPro:IPR036864,IPR007219,IPR001138;~PFAM:PF00172,PF04082;~go_function: GO:0000981 - DNA-binding transcription factor activity, RNA polymerase II-specific [Evidence IEA];~go_function: GO:0003677 - DNA binding [Evidence IEA];~go_function: GO:0008270 - zinc ion binding [Evidence IEA];~go_process: GO:0006351 - transcription, DNA-templated [Evidence IEA];~go_process: GO:0006355 - regulation of transcription, DNA-templated [Evidence IEA]), producing MEAIEEGGAIPRLQLSSQVCDRCRIKKIRCDGLLPSCSNCRTAGASCVTSKQLKRRTRPRRHLEQQERLLDELRIQNENLQREIRQLRASHSTTVDKSVWNDTAPGFQAHSYPTLQVSGSSDTAATTSQQCQPIIKHLGRLVPLTPSVDRFAGSATGIYFIRCAESVYKSLFDHEEGFPDIVNRLHLLGPCPEYSQPLHLLHSINYSRPLHFMLDKTRASYLDALTEFFHSWSSIWPILMKKEFLSAFHRIFDRVEAHDPNLSPSDYVILRQIFLVLSITAWKNCSSTECNTYYHRAVECARLTTTPENEDLPGLQSLLLTCLYLQLTRKHDEWIQICGQVVRLAQSLGLHRHSRRFRFCAGEMELRKRIWWCVYAVDVACSIVHGLPKMIQDDDVDTDLPVDTDLDDATATDIPLPLPGETTSMATFILYVKLLKIFSSCLKSLYTTTKRRNGVAKITALDHELSVWRHSVVQFQGNEMKDHDDGLPDTLHMSSADQSFETLFLHFLGNVALVLIHQPALTFDPKHPQFMKSLSRCVRAALNILSMLGSSHDDRRLHCLFPNKSSIVFQSTLLCFYHQWMCMASSLTPSHNLDPLMGKIVDTALKLLDIHKAELVTPDTGSNTTIDVQTISAAQDLVRLFSNRIEHAGDAPVSAVPASSMTQTSPSSFIFTPPAGLGSHEPLRLERESQMSTIPLDFGILEDGFLDNGWL
- a CDS encoding uncharacterized protein (COG:G;~EggNog:ENOG410QDJ1;~InterPro:IPR011701,IPR036259;~PFAM:PF07690;~TransMembrane:10 (i104-128o148-174i186-207o219-239i288-307o327-344i351-372o378-399i411-430o442-464i);~go_function: GO:0022857 - transmembrane transporter activity [Evidence IEA];~go_process: GO:0055085 - transmembrane transport [Evidence IEA]), whose amino-acid sequence is MFKIISHSSLLIMDKNIQQDGLVDCVENVDVDKIGDPNLLPERAWTKEEERQALRKLDSVLIPLLGSLYLCSYMDRGNIGNAYTAGMGKAWGITSSQYSMVVTVYYIACICFHWLILAWKVVPLPLWAACMAFGWGTLDMIQAATTSYAGLLVCRILVGIFEAGFVPAIALYMSFFYHRHEMGLRYGLFMACSPLANALASAIAYGVVTGHEGIEHWQLLFIIEGIPTLILAVVAYFYLPNGPFESPFLSEQQNLIIGQRAILGRGRDQEKKVNFKQAFAAFKDYKNYFQAGIIFCLNTAFGSLPAYLPTILSHMGYTKTQAEGFSAIPYFASLVCCIGASLLSDHVRQRAIFISFFAALGGAGYIILALVATNAVRFFATFLICAGVFPAVSLTFTWVTDNQGSSSKRGVGLAIFGMIGQCGPLLGARLFPSQDSPMFSKGMWICAGVLFGACSLALILRLLLSRENTRRDRQHGSCDPNYTPPDIAEKGDEHPMFRFVL
- a CDS encoding uncharacterized protein (COG:S;~EggNog:ENOG410PMPE;~InterPro:IPR036864,IPR007219,IPR001138;~PFAM:PF00172,PF04082;~go_function: GO:0000981 - DNA-binding transcription factor activity, RNA polymerase II-specific [Evidence IEA];~go_function: GO:0003677 - DNA binding [Evidence IEA];~go_function: GO:0008270 - zinc ion binding [Evidence IEA];~go_process: GO:0006351 - transcription, DNA-templated [Evidence IEA];~go_process: GO:0006355 - regulation of transcription, DNA-templated [Evidence IEA]) is translated as MDSRSRLSGRKYNFACLACRQRKVKCDGRKPTCKNCARSNSSCYYKNDSTAALHMAGELHTKEARIRELEDRVRELTATETGAHDSRPASSSSQPQPQPDMPALTAPTQTTTTGPVALSVLPLRVPPEAHTEPADQERYEGDNIIITNTDGKQYFGATSRFRGLSDHKEVHDGQTQKKETEVRATELYHQRWLSSNARFQASWERTAYENIPRYTDVDPTICINLLEVYWAWQAPLHNCVYRRCFFRDMALGGPYFSTFLLNVILAHACRHLPENDLRFASFERGEFFLREALHLLVREMRQSKPRIPTIQGLLILGGRQCAVGNSSEGWLYTGMAIRMLTDLGLHIKRSYADLTKSMEPDDLEVRKRLFLSCYAWDKSISLCLGRSPSLTDMPFSPSTLFDLSDDDDLWQPPHLLGTGKIYPATKCHSTLTFINFCKLAKIINETYNVIYNGPVGNVEMSVISDLENKLMAFRQELPAALQIEDPTSLQSCVPPHILCLNILCHTVLILLYRPFFVWLWHPNLQNNPLALRAQVVCTEQAMRVNELFRAYGRLFNFEFQSYLISYCVYTAATIDVRLAQHNNKRLAHMAIDRLAVTLHMLETEVKQTPGMRRSIEIIHSHIGQRWSLKGQMQQPQASSSTNGQEQLPICLLEKGGPVGEGGEGEGGGRGQPFPKSQFDESALDHAISPGSSFVSSGTSLHGSAADRTVPEPLSSLNISYGQQQGPILDPDLDLESMWIDWQMDDVGGGFVPEMAYETPCSQPFS